In Vibrio japonicus, the following are encoded in one genomic region:
- a CDS encoding AraC family transcriptional regulator produces the protein MRKSVKHLHPSLSIDKAPSDVFMNFEAFLSNTETRMHSHPWGQVQLISGGILEMEAEDTRFLAPPHLAIWVPAGIRHTSFNRKPISYCSLNIAQALTKNFPECTSLIKVTPIVSAIIDDFRQRGINVAQTQQDKRLVQVLLDQLATRDTQHHFLPATDNKYLAKILAAVEENPIDNTSLSEWAERVHTTERTLARHCQSELGMSFTEWRLRVRYLYSMELLRDGRSVKEVALTLGYNQASPFISMFKKYSGQTPEQYKNQLL, from the coding sequence TTGAGAAAGTCGGTAAAACACCTCCACCCTTCGTTATCCATCGATAAAGCACCATCGGATGTGTTTATGAATTTCGAAGCGTTTTTGTCCAACACGGAAACCCGTATGCACAGCCACCCTTGGGGGCAGGTGCAGCTGATCAGTGGCGGAATTCTGGAGATGGAAGCGGAAGACACGCGCTTTCTCGCTCCGCCCCATTTAGCGATTTGGGTGCCTGCCGGGATCCGGCATACCAGCTTTAACCGTAAGCCAATCTCATATTGCTCACTCAACATCGCACAAGCGCTGACCAAAAACTTTCCAGAGTGCACGAGCTTAATCAAGGTAACGCCGATTGTGTCTGCGATTATCGACGACTTTCGCCAACGCGGTATCAATGTGGCACAAACGCAGCAAGACAAACGTTTGGTGCAGGTATTGCTCGATCAGCTTGCCACGCGAGACACCCAACATCATTTTTTACCAGCTACGGATAACAAATATTTGGCCAAAATATTGGCAGCGGTGGAAGAGAACCCAATTGATAACACCAGCTTGTCAGAATGGGCCGAGCGAGTGCACACCACTGAACGAACATTGGCGCGCCACTGCCAATCAGAACTGGGGATGAGCTTTACCGAATGGCGACTGAGAGTGAGGTATCTCTATTCGATGGAGTTGCTGCGTGATGGTCGCTCGGTGAAAGAGGTTGCGCTAACCTTAGGCTACAACCAAGCCAGCCCATTTATTTCCATGTTTAAGAAATACTCCGGGCAAACCCCGGAGCAATACAAAAATCAGCTTTTATAG
- a CDS encoding hybrid-cluster NAD(P)-dependent oxidoreductase, whose translation MSVPTLSQINVFPVKSVGGIALSTAWVEKQGLTFDRRFMLAFSDGSMVTARKYPQMVTVQSSLTPDGLIFSAQGKASLRIRYSDFKMQEAPAQVWNDSFTAYTTTDDADDWFSDVLGQRVELLYCGEQSNRVREKLGHNVSFADGYPLLVISEASLEELNRRSPEHHSMDQFRTNLVVSGTEPFGEDGWKRIRIGEVEFESVKPCERCVLTTVDVKKGEFRSNKEPLNTLSQFRANDRGGVFFGQNLVAKNEGMIREGDEIEVLEFKEKEYYPDNSPEKFVMTCVEREEIARDFVTFWLEPQHGDTPNYLPGQHLPITVDVGGETIGRRYTLSSSPSRPGRLAISVKRVDGGRVSNWLVDNLNVGTTLSCEQPDGSFHLDENNDKPLLLLSAGSGVTPMMSMLRYLSDHEQIRDVVFYHQCRSIEDIPCKEELDELKRKHPGLTVLISLSQAPIDWFGLKGRLSLAHIKQIKDAEQRQVFVCGPDGFMQKAKNLLLKKGLPEACYHQEAFGVGEISQQPFKQVTISVNGRLFSGDNQKTLLEQAEDAGAPIANSCRAGLCGACKVTVESGKVHQPDVPALQDHEISMGVVLACCCVPETDIEVVS comes from the coding sequence ATGTCAGTTCCCACTCTTTCTCAAATCAACGTATTTCCAGTCAAGTCTGTTGGGGGTATTGCACTTTCCACCGCATGGGTTGAAAAACAAGGACTTACCTTTGACCGTCGATTTATGTTGGCGTTTTCTGATGGCTCTATGGTCACCGCAAGAAAATACCCACAAATGGTGACAGTGCAATCCAGTTTGACGCCTGATGGTTTGATTTTTAGCGCACAGGGGAAAGCATCGCTACGTATTCGTTACTCCGACTTCAAAATGCAGGAAGCCCCCGCGCAAGTGTGGAATGACTCTTTTACCGCATACACAACAACCGATGACGCAGATGACTGGTTCAGTGACGTGTTAGGCCAAAGGGTCGAGCTTTTATACTGTGGCGAACAGTCGAATCGCGTACGAGAAAAGCTCGGCCACAACGTGAGCTTCGCTGATGGCTATCCGCTGTTGGTGATAAGCGAAGCATCGTTGGAAGAGCTTAACCGACGTAGTCCTGAGCACCACTCAATGGATCAATTCCGAACGAATCTGGTCGTTTCTGGGACGGAACCTTTTGGTGAAGATGGTTGGAAGCGAATTCGAATCGGAGAGGTCGAGTTTGAATCTGTGAAGCCTTGTGAACGATGTGTACTTACCACAGTTGATGTGAAAAAAGGCGAATTTCGTAGCAACAAAGAACCCCTGAATACGCTTTCCCAGTTCCGCGCTAACGATCGGGGAGGAGTGTTTTTTGGTCAGAATCTCGTTGCCAAAAACGAAGGGATGATCCGCGAAGGGGACGAAATTGAAGTTTTAGAGTTTAAAGAGAAAGAGTACTACCCAGACAACTCACCTGAAAAATTCGTAATGACCTGTGTTGAACGTGAAGAAATCGCACGTGATTTTGTCACCTTCTGGCTAGAACCGCAGCATGGTGATACGCCCAATTATCTTCCGGGCCAGCATTTGCCGATTACCGTTGATGTCGGTGGAGAAACGATAGGGCGTCGTTATACTTTATCTTCGAGTCCTTCTCGCCCTGGGCGTTTGGCGATCTCGGTTAAGCGTGTGGATGGCGGTCGAGTGTCTAATTGGTTGGTGGACAACTTAAACGTTGGTACAACGCTGAGCTGCGAACAACCTGATGGCAGCTTTCATCTGGATGAGAATAACGACAAACCACTGCTGCTTCTTTCGGCAGGAAGTGGTGTGACGCCAATGATGTCGATGCTTCGTTACCTGTCTGATCACGAACAAATTCGCGATGTGGTGTTTTATCATCAATGTCGAAGTATTGAAGATATTCCATGTAAGGAAGAGCTGGACGAGTTGAAACGCAAGCATCCGGGGCTGACTGTTTTGATTTCGTTGTCACAAGCGCCTATCGACTGGTTTGGTTTAAAAGGTCGATTGTCATTAGCCCACATCAAGCAGATAAAAGATGCAGAGCAACGCCAAGTGTTTGTATGTGGCCCAGATGGATTCATGCAGAAAGCGAAAAATCTGTTGCTGAAAAAAGGCTTGCCCGAGGCGTGTTATCATCAGGAAGCGTTTGGTGTGGGTGAGATCAGCCAACAACCATTTAAACAAGTGACGATCAGTGTTAACGGCCGCCTATTTAGTGGAGACAATCAAAAAACACTACTTGAGCAAGCAGAAGATGCTGGAGCACCGATCGCAAATAGTTGTAGAGCTGGATTATGTGGCGCTTGTAAGGTGACGGTTGAATCCGGAAAAGTGCACCAGCCGGATGTCCCAGCCTTACAGGATCATGAAATTAGTATGGGTGTGGTATTGGCGTGTTGCTGTGTACCTGAAACGGATATTGAAGTCGTTAGCTAG
- a CDS encoding sensor histidine kinase — protein sequence MTEKPTKRSVSFKAQARTIDHLGKGQIADAPTAVSELWKNSYDAYARNVALHLFDGDIKCGAIIDNGCGMTYDQLINSWLTVGTASKTQKKLLPEEDRFGLDDRFTQGEKGIGRLSTAFLAPVTLIVTKKMNTRFSAVLIDWRLFENTYLGLNDIKVPMEEFDSLEQLPEICSGLQKEMISNLALEPETEDEKLLRRMWELFTVDEKEAFELRHNPNSKELFVSTEDKVRDLCHNFKFNVDFTDSWLPLLTKVEELDGSQHGTALYLLDLGRDLELLTNRGDMSRDSSEYQDVQTDLVDTLRAFVDPFNRHRTINNEFYYEIIGFDSYGYSLGEENIILNYEDVFGYEQFETLEHRVEGSIDEKGWFRGKVTAFGKDHSDVVIPCRSPGMDIYTKTGSFDLKFGSFEFEISKSTHDVDHHLLLRDQAEKYAGFMIFRDGLRVLPYGRTNNDFFGIDERRNKNAGRYYWATRRMFGQIELDQKKNKRLIDKAGREGFVKNQAARELKALVMNLLVHVADSYFGTKSDERKSVLEQLSKDKKRQNRARNSSAKITKQAFNHALETNLPKLNIQVENARNVHKELEKGIEVSLHHLDELASQIDKLESLRPDLKAPNKPAKLSDSQEVQYRSYRDLFGELSELLQTCRERLNKIESLSQQRSPMESAQNKYDSSDAAISKQVNRYAKAIDSTLERLQATWKHEVRMDRDAYKNQAINILDAVTNSSDTEFVLNELDKVYRELADDISTKYEGFLFALEKLERGVDIESAFNLAEEERENAEREINQIRNLAQLGISFEILAHELSAQDKAVTRSLNSMSSDAKKEIGFKNAMRAHKQFTDYLRFLSPLKLSGYQVRDDIHGLDIVKNIANFFTDQFEKQNVHLNISDSFKRMKIVDVQSRIIPVFINLVNNALYWVGMAEGERKIKIDIINDLVVIANNGPAIDPEDVKNLFQLFYSRRPNGNGVGLYLSRQNLAVARHKIWYAENPEEKLIKDGANFVIQFREMEVK from the coding sequence CTGTCAGTGAGCTTTGGAAGAACTCTTACGACGCCTATGCTCGGAATGTAGCTTTGCACTTATTCGATGGCGATATCAAATGCGGTGCCATAATTGATAACGGTTGCGGCATGACATACGACCAGCTTATTAATAGTTGGCTGACTGTTGGCACTGCTTCGAAAACTCAGAAGAAATTACTTCCAGAAGAAGATAGATTCGGTCTTGATGACAGATTTACACAGGGTGAAAAAGGAATTGGTAGATTATCTACAGCATTTCTTGCACCAGTAACGCTGATCGTGACAAAAAAAATGAACACTAGGTTTTCAGCTGTACTGATCGATTGGCGTTTATTTGAAAACACTTATCTTGGCCTGAATGATATTAAAGTGCCTATGGAAGAGTTTGATAGCTTGGAGCAGTTGCCAGAAATATGTTCTGGCTTACAAAAAGAGATGATCTCGAATCTTGCGTTAGAACCTGAAACAGAAGACGAGAAACTTCTACGTCGAATGTGGGAACTATTCACTGTAGACGAGAAAGAAGCGTTTGAATTACGTCACAATCCAAATAGTAAAGAGCTGTTTGTTTCTACAGAAGACAAAGTTAGGGACCTGTGTCATAACTTTAAGTTCAATGTAGACTTCACTGATAGCTGGCTACCATTGCTAACGAAAGTTGAAGAATTAGATGGTTCGCAGCATGGTACGGCATTGTACTTGTTAGATCTTGGAAGAGACTTAGAGCTACTTACTAATCGTGGAGATATGAGTAGAGACTCATCCGAATATCAAGATGTCCAGACAGACTTAGTCGATACACTCAGAGCATTTGTTGACCCATTTAATCGACATAGAACGATTAATAACGAGTTTTATTACGAGATAATTGGGTTTGATTCGTATGGGTATTCGTTGGGTGAAGAAAACATAATTCTAAATTATGAAGATGTATTTGGATACGAGCAATTTGAAACCTTAGAACATCGAGTCGAAGGCAGTATAGATGAAAAAGGGTGGTTTAGAGGAAAAGTAACAGCGTTTGGAAAAGATCACTCAGATGTAGTAATTCCTTGCCGCTCACCTGGTATGGATATTTATACGAAAACTGGATCATTTGACTTAAAGTTTGGTTCATTTGAATTTGAAATTTCAAAGTCAACGCATGATGTTGACCACCATCTACTCCTCAGAGACCAGGCTGAAAAATACGCAGGGTTTATGATATTCCGTGATGGTCTAAGAGTTTTACCTTATGGTAGAACAAACAATGATTTTTTTGGAATAGATGAGCGTCGAAACAAAAATGCAGGCCGGTACTATTGGGCTACTCGACGAATGTTTGGTCAAATTGAATTAGACCAAAAAAAGAATAAGCGCTTGATTGATAAAGCTGGTCGAGAGGGGTTTGTTAAAAACCAAGCGGCTAGAGAACTAAAAGCGCTGGTTATGAACCTTCTTGTCCACGTTGCAGATAGCTATTTTGGTACTAAATCTGATGAACGTAAATCAGTTTTAGAACAATTATCTAAGGATAAAAAAAGGCAGAATAGAGCTCGTAATTCATCAGCTAAAATCACTAAACAAGCATTTAACCATGCATTAGAAACCAATCTTCCGAAACTGAATATACAAGTTGAAAATGCTCGTAACGTTCATAAAGAGCTTGAAAAAGGCATAGAAGTTTCTCTGCATCATTTAGATGAGTTGGCGTCCCAGATTGATAAACTAGAATCTCTACGCCCAGATCTAAAGGCTCCAAATAAGCCCGCAAAATTAAGTGATTCTCAAGAAGTACAATATCGTAGCTACCGTGACCTTTTTGGTGAGCTAAGCGAATTGCTGCAAACATGTCGTGAACGTTTAAACAAAATTGAATCGCTTAGCCAGCAACGAAGCCCAATGGAAAGTGCACAAAATAAATATGACTCAAGTGACGCTGCTATTTCAAAGCAAGTTAATCGCTATGCCAAAGCGATAGACAGTACGCTAGAACGTCTTCAAGCCACTTGGAAGCATGAAGTCCGAATGGATCGGGATGCTTACAAGAATCAGGCTATAAATATTTTGGATGCCGTTACTAACTCCAGTGATACTGAGTTTGTTCTCAATGAGCTTGATAAAGTGTATAGAGAGTTAGCCGATGATATTTCGACAAAATATGAAGGCTTTCTATTTGCTTTAGAAAAGTTGGAACGGGGTGTTGATATTGAATCCGCATTCAATCTTGCAGAAGAGGAAAGAGAGAATGCTGAACGAGAAATTAACCAGATTCGTAATCTAGCTCAACTGGGGATTAGTTTTGAAATTCTTGCACATGAGTTGAGTGCACAGGATAAAGCGGTAACTCGTTCTCTAAACTCTATGAGTTCCGACGCAAAAAAAGAAATTGGCTTTAAGAATGCGATGCGAGCACATAAGCAATTTACAGATTATTTGCGCTTTTTATCGCCTCTAAAACTATCAGGTTATCAAGTTAGAGATGATATACATGGTCTAGATATAGTTAAAAATATAGCAAACTTCTTTACTGATCAGTTTGAAAAGCAAAATGTACATCTAAATATTAGTGATTCATTTAAACGAATGAAAATAGTCGATGTGCAGTCTCGAATTATCCCAGTGTTTATTAACTTGGTTAACAATGCTCTGTATTGGGTAGGAATGGCAGAAGGCGAACGTAAAATCAAAATTGATATCATCAACGATTTGGTTGTTATAGCTAACAACGGGCCTGCAATAGATCCGGAGGATGTGAAAAATCTCTTCCAGCTTTTTTATAGCCGGCGCCCGAATGGGAACGGTGTAGGTTTATACCTGTCACGACAGAACTTAGCTGTTGCTCGTCATAAAATATGGTACGCAGAAAACCCAGAAGAAAAGCTTATTAAGGATGGGGCCAATTTTGTTATTCAGTTTCGCGAAATGGAAGTAAAATAA
- a CDS encoding response regulator receiver domain produces the protein MPELYRNKIVEAFRDNAIRSVLLIDDEYLPFENLVATSTSFRDELESISGDVNPTISGKEVVYQAKLSRLRTLLKQASSTLMRSDVAKDFVSFFHQKRLICDVEDRTDSLDKDKVRKSDLIVLDYYLQKPGVTNNPAEYSLKLIDELSESKHMNIVVVYTKENLDDVWFEVAATLRGSYESDIEAFLSDPELYDEWKNNQQDWEGEWAHIVSKGIHEKFLKSEHNLNQLTQGLCDACDDKGYEHPQSKHVEWLLEQAIKPYNKNNCPTSTFEIHGKRKKWLQAGDVFVVFCSKDTGEGDQRRDTTPEEVWELIQETLIDWYPSFYRVVTSELQNQIEDANLSMEKVLAAGNTEQIASLWGVLRVEDSLREQASKELLNNLLNDVVDKIQNSSELLKFITETANSVDDNLPEFISFETNKERHQNYLQNIVESASKNLKVPEEKVTKEFRGQVLHAFNEQLSIEKELPDHISTGVILKDTEEGSYYLCIAPSCNTVPKQTTGEVAKRMKPHRPMRFIRMANVTNKLLDKLKVAHQSDVIFVSDNGERLALGIYESNDVPTIEQGVVVHHDTALIASGETKDVQFLITNPETSLLEVVTRKFKLVAKLRPAFSSRYQNYQIQYEARIGVDLVSANMK, from the coding sequence ATGCCTGAATTATATAGAAATAAAATTGTAGAAGCATTTCGTGACAATGCTATTCGATCTGTTTTACTTATTGATGATGAGTATTTGCCATTTGAAAATCTGGTTGCTACGAGCACTTCATTTCGCGATGAATTAGAGTCTATTTCTGGTGATGTTAATCCTACTATTTCAGGTAAAGAAGTAGTTTATCAAGCTAAATTGAGTCGATTACGAACTCTGCTAAAGCAAGCAAGTAGTACTCTAATGAGATCTGACGTTGCTAAAGACTTTGTTAGTTTCTTTCATCAGAAACGACTTATCTGTGATGTTGAAGATAGAACAGATAGTTTAGATAAAGATAAGGTTCGAAAGAGTGATCTTATTGTTTTAGATTATTATCTACAGAAACCTGGCGTGACAAATAACCCTGCCGAATATTCTCTCAAGCTTATTGACGAATTAAGTGAAAGTAAGCACATGAATATCGTAGTTGTTTATACTAAAGAGAATCTTGATGATGTGTGGTTTGAAGTTGCGGCCACGTTACGTGGCAGTTATGAGAGTGATATAGAAGCCTTCTTATCTGACCCAGAACTATATGATGAATGGAAAAACAACCAACAAGACTGGGAAGGTGAATGGGCTCACATTGTTTCAAAAGGTATACATGAGAAATTCTTAAAATCTGAACATAACTTGAACCAATTAACTCAAGGTCTATGCGATGCATGTGATGACAAAGGTTATGAACACCCCCAATCAAAACATGTTGAGTGGTTACTAGAGCAAGCAATTAAGCCATATAATAAGAATAATTGTCCTACTTCTACGTTTGAAATTCACGGTAAACGTAAAAAGTGGTTACAAGCTGGAGATGTGTTTGTTGTCTTTTGTAGTAAAGATACTGGTGAAGGTGACCAAAGGCGAGATACAACCCCAGAAGAGGTTTGGGAACTCATTCAGGAAACCTTGATTGATTGGTATCCTAGCTTTTACCGTGTAGTTACATCGGAGTTACAAAACCAGATTGAAGATGCTAATCTTTCGATGGAAAAAGTGTTAGCCGCAGGGAATACTGAACAGATAGCTTCTCTATGGGGGGTCTTAAGAGTAGAAGACTCTTTACGAGAGCAAGCCAGTAAAGAGTTGCTAAACAACTTACTTAATGATGTCGTTGATAAGATTCAAAATAGTTCAGAGTTGCTTAAGTTTATAACAGAAACAGCTAATAGTGTTGATGATAATTTACCAGAGTTTATTAGCTTCGAAACTAATAAAGAAAGACATCAAAACTATCTACAGAATATAGTTGAGTCAGCGAGTAAAAACCTAAAAGTTCCCGAAGAAAAAGTAACTAAAGAATTTCGCGGACAGGTTCTACATGCCTTTAATGAACAACTTAGTATAGAAAAAGAATTACCCGATCATATTTCTACGGGCGTTATTCTTAAAGATACAGAAGAAGGTTCTTATTACTTATGCATCGCACCGAGTTGTAACACTGTGCCAAAACAAACTACGGGAGAGGTAGCCAAGCGAATGAAACCGCATAGGCCAATGCGATTTATAAGAATGGCTAACGTGACCAATAAATTATTGGATAAACTAAAAGTTGCTCATCAATCTGACGTTATATTTGTGAGTGATAATGGTGAAAGACTAGCACTTGGAATTTATGAAAGTAATGACGTTCCTACTATCGAACAAGGTGTCGTAGTTCATCACGACACTGCTCTAATTGCGTCTGGGGAAACCAAAGATGTACAATTTTTGATAACGAACCCTGAAACTTCACTCTTAGAAGTAGTCACTAGGAAATTCAAACTTGTAGCCAAGCTTCGCCCAGCATTTTCATCTCGATACCAAAATTATCAAATACAATATGAAGCTCGTATTGGGGTGGATTTGGTAAGTGCCAATATGAAATAA
- a CDS encoding DMT family transporter, which translates to MVYLLPFLTVCIWGGNTIINKMASEAIEPSAMSFYRWLVAVLVLTPFCLPTVIRQWQVIKPHLFKLSVLALLGMVLNQSLGYYAGLTTSASNMALITSLVPLMSVFMSLPILGKPISANSIVGSVIALAGLAFMLGQGDVAFFLHSSIALGDGLMVLTSLCYAAYCVLLKRWKMPLSNWTLVYTQGVLALIMLVPLWLSSQELAPPTASLPLIAYAGLAASVAAPWMWVKAIDLIGADSSAMFMNLIPVVTITLAALWLGETIHNFHLIGGAMVIGGVVLSQVKRAKKPLPPTQSLEQI; encoded by the coding sequence ATGGTCTATTTACTGCCTTTTCTTACCGTTTGTATATGGGGTGGCAATACCATCATCAATAAAATGGCCTCCGAAGCGATTGAGCCCAGCGCGATGAGTTTTTACCGCTGGTTGGTCGCGGTATTGGTTCTCACCCCTTTCTGTTTACCAACGGTGATCAGACAGTGGCAGGTGATCAAGCCTCACCTATTCAAACTGAGCGTTTTGGCATTACTTGGTATGGTACTGAACCAATCACTCGGTTACTACGCAGGGCTGACCACCAGCGCATCCAATATGGCGTTGATCACATCGCTTGTCCCACTGATGAGCGTATTTATGAGTTTACCGATTTTGGGTAAACCCATATCAGCCAATAGTATTGTCGGCAGTGTTATCGCACTTGCCGGTTTGGCGTTTATGCTCGGGCAAGGTGATGTGGCCTTTTTCTTACACAGCAGTATCGCGCTTGGAGATGGACTGATGGTACTCACTTCGTTGTGTTACGCGGCGTACTGCGTATTGCTAAAGCGCTGGAAGATGCCGCTGTCCAACTGGACTCTAGTCTACACCCAAGGGGTGTTGGCTTTGATTATGCTGGTTCCACTGTGGCTATCCAGCCAAGAGTTGGCTCCGCCAACGGCGTCTTTACCACTTATCGCCTATGCAGGCCTTGCGGCATCGGTCGCGGCACCTTGGATGTGGGTCAAAGCGATTGACTTGATCGGCGCAGACTCCAGCGCCATGTTTATGAACCTTATCCCTGTCGTGACCATTACTCTCGCAGCACTGTGGTTGGGAGAAACGATTCACAACTTCCACCTTATTGGCGGAGCCATGGTGATTGGTGGGGTTGTTTTATCTCAGGTAAAACGGGCGAAGAAACCGCTACCGCCAACTCAAAGCCTTGAGCAGATTTAA
- the pyrC gene encoding dihydroorotase, with translation MTTLTITRPDDWHVHLRDGDVLKDTVRDISRYNGRALIMPNTIPPVTTTEMALAYRDRIMAQKPSDQFEPLMALYLTDNTTPDEIRKAKASGKVVAAKLYPAGATTNSDSGVTSAKNIYHVLEAMQEVDMLLLVHGEVTTHDVDIFDREKEFLDTVLAPIVNDFPNLKIVLEHITTADAATFVSNAGDNVAATITAHHLLYNRNHMLVGGIKPHFYCLPILKRNTHQKALIEAATSGSKKFFLGTDSAPHAKGNKEAACGCAGSYTAHAALELYAEVFELEGKLENLEAFASHNGPDFYGVPRNSDTVTLTKEEWPVAESMPFGDDIVVPIRAGETIGWTVK, from the coding sequence ATGACAACACTTACGATTACACGTCCTGACGACTGGCATGTTCATCTTCGCGACGGTGACGTTTTAAAGGATACTGTGCGTGACATCAGCCGCTACAATGGACGAGCGCTTATCATGCCAAACACAATCCCACCTGTAACCACAACAGAAATGGCGCTGGCATACCGCGACCGCATTATGGCGCAGAAGCCTTCTGATCAATTTGAGCCGCTTATGGCGCTTTACCTCACCGATAACACAACTCCGGATGAAATTCGTAAAGCAAAAGCATCGGGCAAAGTCGTCGCTGCAAAACTTTATCCAGCGGGCGCAACCACAAACTCCGATTCCGGTGTGACTTCAGCGAAAAACATTTACCATGTGCTAGAAGCGATGCAAGAAGTGGACATGCTACTGTTGGTACACGGCGAAGTTACCACTCATGATGTCGATATTTTTGACCGAGAGAAAGAGTTCCTTGATACCGTTCTTGCCCCAATCGTTAACGACTTCCCTAATCTAAAAATTGTTTTAGAGCACATCACAACCGCTGATGCCGCGACGTTCGTTAGCAACGCAGGTGACAATGTTGCCGCAACGATTACTGCGCACCACCTGCTTTACAACCGCAATCACATGCTGGTTGGTGGTATCAAGCCACACTTCTACTGCCTGCCGATTCTTAAACGCAATACCCACCAAAAAGCGCTGATTGAAGCAGCAACAAGCGGAAGCAAAAAGTTCTTCTTGGGCACAGACTCAGCACCACACGCAAAAGGCAATAAAGAAGCCGCATGTGGCTGTGCGGGTTCGTACACGGCTCATGCTGCATTGGAGCTGTACGCAGAAGTGTTCGAACTGGAAGGTAAGCTGGAAAACTTAGAAGCATTTGCCAGCCACAATGGCCCAGACTTCTACGGCGTTCCACGCAATTCAGACACCGTCACTCTGACAAAAGAAGAATGGCCAGTCGCAGAAAGCATGCCATTTGGCGACGACATTGTTGTGCCAATCCGAGCAGGTGAAACCATCGGCTGGACGGTTAAGTAA